From one Novosphingobium sp. genomic stretch:
- a CDS encoding glycosyltransferase family 1 protein has translation MTSHAAPPIALNAIPARIEDLRVALFSGNYNMVTDGANKALNRLVGYLLSKGAQVRIYSPTIAEPAFKPTGDLVSVPSFAIPGRAEYRIASGLPRSVRRDLDAFQPNIVHVSSPDVTAHRAVSWARARGLPVLGSVHTRFDTYPRYYNLAWVEPLLTAVLRRFYRRCDGLVAPSESFAQVLRDQRMNYDISLWSRGVDREIFNPERRDMAWRRALGIADDEVAIGFLGRLVMEKGLDVFADTVEELEQRGIPHRVLVIGQGPAQSWMEARLPKAVFAGYQAGTDLGRAVAGMDVLFNPSITETFGNVTLEAMACARPVVAAEATGSESLVDDRVNGRLIRPGAVHAFAEALKVYLTDADLRAAHGAAGEARARDFSWDRINQSVADTYLRLIRQNARRKG, from the coding sequence ATGACTTCGCACGCAGCCCCCCCCATTGCCCTGAACGCCATCCCCGCCCGCATCGAGGATCTGCGCGTTGCCCTCTTCAGCGGCAACTACAACATGGTCACCGACGGCGCGAACAAGGCGCTGAACCGGCTGGTCGGCTATCTGCTGTCCAAGGGCGCGCAGGTGCGCATCTATTCCCCCACCATCGCCGAGCCCGCCTTCAAGCCGACCGGCGATCTGGTCAGCGTGCCCAGCTTCGCCATTCCCGGCCGCGCGGAGTATCGCATCGCCAGCGGCCTGCCCCGCTCGGTGCGGCGCGATCTGGATGCCTTCCAGCCCAACATCGTCCATGTGTCCTCGCCGGATGTGACCGCGCATCGCGCCGTCAGCTGGGCCCGCGCGCGCGGCCTGCCGGTGCTGGGCAGCGTGCACACCCGCTTCGACACCTATCCGCGTTACTACAACCTCGCCTGGGTCGAGCCGCTGCTCACCGCCGTGCTGCGCCGCTTCTACCGCCGCTGCGACGGCCTCGTCGCGCCCTCGGAGAGCTTCGCGCAGGTGCTGCGCGACCAGCGGATGAATTACGACATCTCGCTGTGGTCGCGCGGCGTGGACCGCGAGATCTTCAACCCCGAGCGCCGCGACATGGCCTGGCGCCGCGCGCTGGGCATCGCCGACGATGAGGTCGCCATCGGCTTCCTGGGCCGCCTGGTGATGGAAAAGGGCCTCGACGTTTTCGCCGACACGGTGGAAGAACTCGAACAGCGCGGCATCCCCCACCGCGTCCTCGTGATCGGCCAGGGGCCCGCCCAGAGCTGGATGGAAGCCCGCCTGCCCAAGGCCGTCTTCGCGGGGTATCAGGCCGGCACCGACCTTGGCCGAGCGGTCGCGGGCATGGACGTGCTGTTCAACCCCTCGATCACCGAGACCTTCGGCAACGTCACGCTGGAAGCCATGGCCTGCGCCCGCCCGGTGGTCGCCGCCGAGGCCACGGGGAGCGAGAGTCTCGTTGACGACCGCGTCAATGGCCGCCTGATCCGCCCCGGCGCGGTGCATGCCTTCGCCGAGGCGCTGAAGGTCTATCTGACGGACGCCGATCTGCGCGCTGCCCACGGCGCAGCGGGCGAGGCGCGGGCGCGGGACTTCAGTTGGGATCGGATCAATCAATCGGTTGCCGATACCTATCTGCGGTTGATCAGGCAGAATGCCCGGCGGAAGGGGTGA
- a CDS encoding DUF4019 domain-containing protein — MLTQDDVWGLTEKERQTLRLMVRGHDAKSIARSLDLSVHTVNERLRDARRKMTVSSSREAARLLLEKEGETAPNSLGDTQIGEDAQHPEADEQQAPISGAGRANRPFWIIPGVLLMTLLLAFLALTPMAQLDTTAPAPTAEAAHSETAETARQWLALVDQDKWDASYQATGKSFRKLNTPQVWAKTSQQMRQSLGKMISRTFVSEENLPAPPYGYQVVKFRTNYANKPDALEKISLNQEDGRWRVVGVTVE; from the coding sequence ATGTTGACGCAAGATGATGTCTGGGGCCTCACCGAAAAGGAACGGCAGACCCTGCGCCTGATGGTGCGGGGCCATGATGCCAAGTCGATCGCCCGCAGCCTCGATCTCTCGGTCCATACCGTCAATGAAAGGCTGCGCGACGCACGCCGCAAGATGACCGTCTCCAGCAGCCGCGAAGCCGCGCGCCTGCTGCTGGAAAAGGAAGGCGAAACAGCCCCCAATTCTCTTGGGGACACACAAATCGGGGAGGACGCGCAGCACCCCGAGGCGGATGAACAGCAGGCGCCGATCAGCGGCGCGGGGCGGGCAAATCGCCCCTTCTGGATCATCCCCGGAGTTCTGCTCATGACACTTCTTCTCGCCTTTCTGGCCCTCACCCCCATGGCTCAGCTCGATACCACGGCGCCCGCACCCACCGCCGAAGCCGCCCATTCAGAGACTGCCGAAACCGCACGCCAATGGCTGGCGCTGGTCGATCAGGACAAATGGGACGCCAGCTATCAGGCCACCGGCAAGTCCTTCCGCAAGCTGAACACCCCGCAGGTCTGGGCGAAGACATCGCAACAGATGCGCCAGTCGCTGGGCAAGATGATCTCACGCACCTTCGTCAGCGAAGAGAATCTGCCCGCCCCGCCCTACGGCTATCAGGTGGTGAAATTCCGCACGAACTATGCCAACAAACCCGACGCCCTGGAAAAGATCTCGCTCAATCAGGAAGATGGCCGCTGGCGCGTGGTGGGCGTGACAGTGGAGTAA